Proteins from a single region of Desulfurobacteriaceae bacterium:
- the fabD gene encoding ACP S-malonyltransferase, with protein sequence FETFTEAREVFEEASEGAKVDLAKLCFESSEEELTLTFNAQPAIFTVSMAVLKVLEKNGFKENPVVVAGHSLGEFSAACAAKVFSVHDGAFLVRKRGKFMQEAVPAGVGGMTAVIGLPAEKVEEVLKNVKSGFVQVANLNSPEQVVISGEIKGLAEAEEKLKEAGAKRIVRLAVSAPFHSELMKPAAEKLKELMEEISFSDAAIPIVNNVDVKCLKEINEIKDSFYRQMYSSVRWVEDVLKMKELGVDTFYEIGPKNVLKGLIRKIDKSLKVINVEKVKDIEKVLNEV encoded by the coding sequence TTTTTGAAACGTTCACTGAGGCAAGAGAAGTATTTGAGGAAGCATCTGAAGGAGCAAAAGTAGACCTAGCTAAGCTTTGTTTTGAAAGTAGCGAAGAAGAGTTAACACTAACTTTTAATGCTCAACCTGCAATATTCACCGTGAGTATGGCTGTTCTAAAGGTCTTGGAAAAAAATGGTTTTAAGGAAAATCCTGTTGTCGTTGCTGGTCATTCTTTAGGAGAATTTTCCGCCGCTTGCGCAGCCAAGGTGTTTTCTGTTCACGATGGAGCATTCCTAGTAAGGAAAAGAGGTAAATTTATGCAAGAAGCTGTTCCTGCTGGTGTTGGAGGAATGACCGCTGTAATAGGTCTTCCTGCAGAAAAAGTGGAAGAAGTTTTAAAAAATGTAAAAAGCGGTTTTGTTCAGGTAGCGAACCTTAACAGTCCTGAACAAGTAGTAATTTCTGGGGAAATAAAAGGACTTGCTGAAGCTGAAGAAAAGTTAAAAGAAGCAGGTGCTAAAAGAATTGTTAGGCTTGCAGTGTCTGCACCTTTCCATTCAGAACTTATGAAACCTGCTGCTGAGAAACTAAAAGAACTTATGGAAGAGATATCCTTTTCTGACGCGGCTATTCCTATAGTAAACAATGTAGATGTCAAATGTTTAAAAGAAATTAATGAGATAAAGGACTCTTTCTATAGACAGATGTATTCCTCTGTTAGATGGGTTGAGGACGTTTTAAAGATGAAAGAACTTGGAGTTGATACTTTCTACGAAATAGGTCCTAAAAATGTTCTTAAAGGACTAATAAGAAAGATTGATAAAAGCTTAAAAGTCATTAATGTTGAGAAAGTAAAAGATATAGAAAAGGTTTTAAACGAGGTTTAA